A window from Luteibacter flocculans encodes these proteins:
- a CDS encoding energy transducer TonB, producing MIRISFRTGAMAAVLLLAAGTAAAQTTRRVAPDRLPNYWTLTNTSVNADVPNTGKNLNQPGCVAVTYLIGSNGLPQNVVAAKTVPEGDLAQVGVSAVKDFRYAPSGVNRTGEPVSTYYVVGFNLPEDPARKAAIMKQCELPGYTQPN from the coding sequence ATGATTCGCATCAGCTTCCGTACCGGCGCTATGGCCGCCGTCCTCCTCCTCGCCGCCGGCACCGCGGCAGCGCAGACCACCCGCCGCGTCGCGCCCGACCGGCTCCCGAACTACTGGACCCTGACCAACACCTCGGTCAACGCCGACGTGCCCAACACGGGCAAGAACCTCAACCAGCCCGGTTGCGTCGCGGTCACCTATCTCATCGGTTCCAACGGCTTGCCGCAGAACGTGGTGGCTGCCAAGACAGTGCCCGAGGGCGATCTCGCCCAGGTCGGCGTCAGCGCGGTGAAGGACTTCCGTTACGCGCCGTCCGGTGTGAATCGCACCGGGGAACCGGTGTCCACGTATTACGTGGTGGGCTTCAACCTGCCTGAAGACCCCGCCCGCAAGGCCGCGATCATGAAGCAGTGCGAACTGCCCGGATACACGCAGCCCAACTGA
- a CDS encoding class I fructose-bisphosphate aldolase yields MSIENLEEIAQAMVATGKGIIAVDESTGTIKKRFDAAGVENTEENRRAYRELLLTAPNLGEHISGAILFDETIRQKTKDGVPMVEAMKKAGIIAGIKVDKGPVPLAGFPGDVVTEGLDGLRDRLKEYAQLGAQFAKWRAVINITDDNPSSTAIEANMHALARYAALCQEAGLVPMVEPEILMDGPDSKHDIDVSYEVHEAVLRSLFNALYEQNVMLEGTILKVSMVIPGKHAPKDAQATPEEVAEATVRVLKSCVPATLPGIVFLSGGQSDTQATEHLNLINQMGPHPWPVSFSYGRALVAEALNIWSKDKEKNWAEAQKAVYSRAQENGAAALGQWKKR; encoded by the coding sequence ATGAGCATCGAAAACCTCGAAGAGATCGCACAGGCGATGGTGGCCACGGGCAAGGGCATCATCGCGGTCGACGAGTCGACCGGCACGATCAAGAAGCGGTTCGACGCCGCCGGTGTGGAAAATACCGAGGAAAACCGCCGTGCTTATCGCGAACTGCTGCTGACCGCCCCCAATCTGGGCGAGCACATCTCCGGCGCCATCCTGTTCGACGAGACCATTCGCCAGAAGACCAAGGACGGCGTGCCGATGGTCGAGGCCATGAAGAAGGCCGGCATCATTGCGGGCATCAAGGTCGACAAGGGTCCGGTCCCGCTGGCCGGCTTTCCGGGTGACGTGGTCACGGAAGGCCTCGACGGCCTGCGTGATCGCCTCAAGGAATACGCTCAGCTCGGTGCGCAGTTCGCGAAGTGGCGCGCGGTGATCAACATCACCGACGATAACCCCAGCTCCACCGCCATCGAAGCCAACATGCACGCGCTGGCGCGTTATGCCGCGCTGTGCCAGGAAGCGGGTCTTGTGCCGATGGTCGAGCCGGAAATCCTGATGGACGGCCCGGACAGCAAGCACGACATCGACGTCAGCTACGAAGTGCACGAGGCCGTGCTGCGCAGCCTGTTCAACGCACTCTATGAGCAGAACGTCATGCTGGAAGGCACGATCCTCAAGGTGAGCATGGTGATCCCGGGCAAGCACGCGCCCAAGGATGCCCAGGCCACGCCGGAAGAGGTCGCCGAAGCCACCGTTCGCGTGCTGAAGAGCTGCGTGCCGGCAACGCTGCCGGGCATCGTGTTCCTCTCCGGCGGTCAGAGCGACACGCAGGCCACCGAGCACCTCAACCTCATCAATCAGATGGGCCCGCACCCGTGGCCGGTCAGCTTCTCCTACGGCCGTGCGCTCGTGGCCGAAGCGCTCAACATCTGGTCGAAGGACAAGGAAAAGAACTGGGCAGAAGCCCAGAAGGCCGTGTACTCCCGCGCCCAGGAAAATGGCGCTGCCGCGCTGGGCCAGTGGAAGAAGCGCTGA